The Ascochyta rabiei chromosome 10, complete sequence genome has a window encoding:
- a CDS encoding Mannose-6-phosphate isomerase: MVNKVIQLSCGCNEYPWGRSGRESIAATLCEKTPGNGFKLDESKPYAEMWMGTYPTLPSYVLETKENLQDVLDKHSDELIGQQVIKKFGHTKLPYLPKVLSIAKALPLQLHPNKDLAAKLHAKDPEQFTDANHKPEIALALGPFEAFVGFKPLADIQKLMELEPLQKFLPETKKPVFDDQILKHVVETMLKASEEDVRKTNDALRKLPKEKFGTATYIPELIPRLSEQYDKADNGTLVALATMNYMQLNEGDSIYIPADGIHAYLSGNIIECMARSDNVLNTGFCPRADRNNVDTFIGCLTFNPHDTSEALLKPRMFDGSKNGNTQIYAPPMSEFNMLVTTLGDGESDTVRAINGPSVMILTEGEGTLKADGKEHKLSEGYIFFIGQGTELEFSATKKLKAFTAHAE; this comes from the exons ATGGTCAACAAGGTCATTCAATTGTCTTGCGGGTGTAACGAATACCCCTGGGGCCGCTCTGGTCGCGAATCGATTGCAGCAACACTCTGTGAGAAGACGCCAGGCAATGGCTTCAAGCTTGACGAGAGCAAGCCTTACGCTGAAAT GTGGATGGGCACATACCCAACATTACCGTCATACGTTCTCGAGACCAAGGAAAACCTCCAAGACGTCCTCGACAAGCACTCAGACGAGCTTATTGGACAGCAAGTCATAAAGAAGTTCGGTCACACAAAGCTACCTTATCTGCCCAAGGTCTTGTCGATAGCAAAGGCATTGCCCCTGCAGCTACACCCA AATAAGGACCTCGCTGCAAAGCTACACGCAAAAGACCCCGAACAGTTTACCGATGCCAACCACAAGCCTGAGATCGCACTGGCGCTCGGACCTTTCGAGGCCTTCGTCGGCTTCAAGCCATTGGCGGATATCCAGAAGCTGATGGAGCTCGAGCCTCTTCAAAAGTTCCTTCCAGAGACTAAGAAGCCAGTCTTCGACGACCAGATTCTCAAGCATGTTGTCGAGACTATGCTCAAAGCATCCGAGGAGGACGTGCGCAAGACGAACGACGCCCTTCGGAAGCTCCCCAAAGAGAAATTCGGCACGGCAACCTACATCCCAGAGCTCATCCCCCGTCTTTCGGAGCAGTACGACAAGGCTGACAATGGTACTCTTGTCGCGCTCGCCACTATGAACTACATGCAACTCAACGAGGGCGACAGTATCTACATTCCAGCTGACGGCATTCACGCATACTTATCTGGCAACATCATCGAGTGCATGGCACGATCCGACAATGTTCTCAACACCGGCTTCTGCCCTCGCGCTGATCGCAACAATGTCGACACATTTATCGGCTGTCTGACGTTCAACCCACACGACACCAGCGAAGCACTCCTCAAGCCACGGATGTTCGATGGCAGCAAGAACGGCAACACCCAGATCTACGCACCACCAATGAGCGAGTTCAACATGCTCGTGACTACTCTTGGTGATGGTGAGAGCGACACAGTCCGTGCGATCAACGGCCCCAGCGTCATGATCTTGACCGAGGGCGAGGGTACGCTGAAAGCAGATGGCAAGGAACACAAGTTGAGCGAGGGCTACATCTTCTTCATTGGTCAGGGAACCGAGTTGGAGTTTTCGGCTACTAAGAAGCTGAAGGCATTCACGGCTCATGCCGAGTAA